In the Deltaproteobacteria bacterium genome, AGTCCTGACCCCTATAATCCGATTGTCCGTTTTATTCATAACGTCACCGAGCCCGTAATGTATCCTATAAGGAGACGATTTCCGCTTGGGTTTGGCGGCATTGACTTTTCTCCAGTGCTTGTATTGCTAGCTATCATATTTTTGCGCTCCTTTGTGGTTAACAGCTTGATGCGGCTGGCAGCTAGCCTCATGTAAGGAAAGAATC is a window encoding:
- a CDS encoding YggT family protein; protein product: MFIIGYFFSALGTVLDYALLFYMWIIIARAVLSWVSPDPYNPIVRFIHNVTEPVMYPIRRRFPLGFGGIDFSPVLVLLAIIFLRSFVVNSLMRLAASLM